The following proteins are encoded in a genomic region of Reichenbachiella sp.:
- the cysQ gene encoding 3'(2'),5'-bisphosphate nucleotidase CysQ, whose translation MSNMNLQPLLEIAKTAAKKAAIEILRIYESGDFSIEAKSDDSPLTQADKASHLAIVAELEKTNLPILSEEGREIPYEERKNWDFFWMIDPLDGTKEFIKKNGEFTVNIALIHKGCPVLGVVQVPVQNKLYYASQNNGAYLDHNGQGQKLAANSQQPNAKGIKVVASRSHLNDETQAYINQLNEPEIVSMGSSLKLIAVAESKADLYPRFAPTMEWDTAAAHAIVIEAGGQVQIKDSQSQVEYNKPNLLNPHFLVTCQLGK comes from the coding sequence ATGTCAAATATGAATTTACAACCATTACTTGAAATCGCTAAAACAGCGGCCAAAAAAGCAGCTATAGAAATTCTTAGGATCTATGAAAGTGGAGACTTTAGCATTGAAGCTAAATCAGATGATTCTCCCCTTACCCAGGCGGATAAAGCCTCGCATTTGGCTATAGTAGCTGAACTTGAAAAAACGAATCTCCCCATTCTCAGTGAAGAAGGAAGAGAAATTCCTTACGAAGAACGAAAAAATTGGGATTTTTTTTGGATGATAGATCCTTTAGATGGCACAAAAGAGTTCATTAAAAAAAATGGTGAATTTACAGTCAACATAGCGCTAATCCACAAAGGATGTCCCGTTTTAGGTGTAGTTCAAGTACCTGTTCAAAATAAGCTATACTACGCAAGTCAAAATAACGGTGCATACTTAGACCATAATGGCCAAGGTCAAAAGCTAGCAGCCAACAGCCAACAACCAAACGCAAAAGGAATAAAAGTTGTCGCGTCGCGCTCGCATCTCAATGATGAAACTCAAGCCTATATAAATCAATTGAATGAACCAGAAATTGTTAGTATGGGAAGTTCTCTAAAGTTAATTGCTGTGGCAGAAAGCAAAGCTGATCTATATCCAAGGTTTGCACCCACAATGGAATGGGATACTGCTGCAGCTCATGCAATTGTAATCGAAGCTGGAGGACAAGTTCAAATCAAAGACAGTCAATCGCAGGTAGAGTACAATAAACCTAACCTGCTCAATCCACATTTTTTAGTTACTTGTCAGCTAGGAAAATAA
- a CDS encoding sulfate adenylyltransferase subunit 1 has translation MTEQNTNTPHNNNAYLDMELLRFTTAGSVDDGKSTLIGRLLYDSKSIFEDQMDQVAKSSERKGLEHTDLALLTDGLKDEREQGITIDVAYRYFATPKRKFIIADTPGHIQYTRNMVTGASTANCALLLVDARKGVIEQTRRHSIIASLLQIPHVVVCVNKMDLVDHSQEVFEKIKEDYEAFASKLEVKDVRFIPISALNGDNVVNRSENMPWYEGSTLLYTLENIHIGSDHNHIDCRFPVQTVIRPKNDKYHDYRGYAGRIASGVFKPGDEVTVEPSGFSSTIKSIDTFDGEIDEAFAPMSVSIQLEDDIDVGRGDMIVRTNNKPEPIQDIEVMICWLNPQGPKPRAKYILRHTTAEAKTMIKEISYKLDISTLHRNEEDKDINANDICKMKLRTTKPLLADSYKKNRVTGSLILVDEATNETVAAGMIV, from the coding sequence ATGACAGAACAAAATACAAACACTCCGCATAACAACAACGCCTACCTAGATATGGAATTGCTTCGTTTCACTACTGCGGGTAGTGTTGACGACGGGAAGAGTACATTGATTGGTCGCTTACTCTATGATTCCAAATCAATTTTTGAAGATCAAATGGATCAAGTGGCCAAATCCAGTGAAAGAAAAGGCTTAGAACATACTGATTTGGCTCTTCTAACCGATGGTCTCAAAGATGAACGAGAACAAGGAATAACTATTGATGTAGCCTACAGGTATTTTGCCACACCTAAAAGAAAATTTATTATTGCTGATACACCAGGTCACATCCAGTATACAAGAAATATGGTGACAGGTGCATCTACCGCCAACTGCGCACTACTTTTGGTAGATGCCAGAAAAGGTGTGATAGAACAAACTAGAAGACATTCTATTATTGCATCTCTTTTGCAAATACCACATGTTGTAGTATGTGTAAACAAGATGGATTTGGTAGACCATAGTCAAGAGGTTTTTGAAAAAATCAAAGAAGACTACGAAGCTTTTGCTTCTAAATTAGAAGTAAAAGACGTAAGATTCATTCCAATTTCAGCCTTGAACGGGGACAATGTGGTAAACAGAAGTGAGAACATGCCTTGGTATGAAGGCTCGACACTACTCTATACTTTGGAAAATATTCATATTGGTAGCGACCATAATCACATAGATTGTCGATTCCCAGTTCAAACAGTTATTCGTCCAAAAAATGACAAATACCATGATTATCGTGGGTACGCTGGAAGGATTGCAAGTGGTGTATTCAAGCCAGGCGATGAAGTCACTGTAGAACCTTCTGGATTTAGTTCAACAATCAAATCGATAGATACTTTTGACGGTGAAATCGATGAAGCTTTTGCACCTATGTCAGTTTCTATCCAATTAGAAGATGATATAGATGTGGGTCGTGGAGATATGATTGTTCGAACAAACAACAAACCTGAGCCTATTCAAGATATTGAGGTCATGATTTGTTGGTTAAACCCTCAGGGACCAAAACCAAGGGCAAAATATATTCTGCGTCATACTACTGCAGAGGCTAAAACTATGATCAAGGAAATCAGCTACAAGCTGGATATTAGCACGCTTCATAGGAATGAAGAAGATAAGGACATCAACGCTAATGATATTTGCAAAATGAAGCTTAGAACAACAAAACCGCTTTTAGCAGATTCATATAAAAAGAATAGGGTTACAGGTAGTCTTATTCTTGTGGATGAAGCCACAAACGAAACTGTTGCTGCTGGAATGATTGTATAG
- a CDS encoding lipopolysaccharide biosynthesis protein, translated as MSYSSNLTGKTIGNIKVSMLSQFIRFVIQIFGNLVFTYFLLPEDFGHIAMAQTIIGLLNIFKDMGLMQPIIQFDRISKTQKSSIFWLNISVTTILSILLILIAPIIATFFQQDELFKIICLLIIPFYLNSLGMVHEGFLRRYLRIALVAKIQLFSMIFSYTIALISLYFFKNYYIIILQQIVFAAINLLFILIYYQWLPAFVFELKRISPFYKFGIDVLGSNLLNFSSRNIDNVLIGKVFGISILGQYNRAYSLLTLPLNQINNPIGNALLPTLSRVKNIGESYRKVYFSTVTSIVFVLYPAFVLSFYFAQNLFDLFFGDKWNLSVVYFKILIINSFIQVITNTFGWLFVSQGRSKDIFHWTLIGSCINILAFVSGMIWGVTGMIWLYTILGYSLKAPIITWLLCKKGPIRLKDFKQLVLLGMASVIMTFSVIFLLEKLNLNFHFLMKAGAVYAVVLIITLPLLPKYITNKLKNKLNQFI; from the coding sequence GTGAGTTATAGTTCAAATCTAACAGGTAAAACAATTGGAAATATTAAAGTTTCCATGTTAAGTCAGTTTATTCGATTTGTTATTCAGATTTTTGGCAATTTGGTGTTTACCTATTTTTTATTGCCTGAAGATTTTGGACATATTGCTATGGCTCAAACTATTATAGGCCTTTTAAATATTTTCAAGGACATGGGGCTCATGCAGCCAATAATTCAATTTGACCGAATCAGTAAAACTCAGAAATCATCAATTTTTTGGCTCAATATTAGTGTGACAACAATTCTTTCAATTTTGCTGATTCTTATTGCGCCAATTATTGCCACTTTTTTTCAACAGGACGAGCTCTTCAAAATTATTTGCTTACTAATTATCCCTTTCTACCTGAATAGTCTAGGAATGGTGCATGAAGGCTTTTTGAGAAGATATTTAAGGATTGCATTAGTTGCCAAAATACAACTTTTTTCTATGATATTTAGCTATACTATAGCTCTTATTTCTTTATACTTTTTCAAGAATTATTATATTATAATTCTGCAACAAATTGTTTTTGCAGCAATAAATCTATTGTTTATTTTGATTTATTATCAATGGTTGCCAGCATTTGTCTTTGAATTAAAACGAATCTCTCCTTTTTATAAGTTTGGAATAGATGTATTAGGAAGCAATTTATTAAATTTTAGCTCGAGAAATATTGACAATGTCTTGATTGGTAAGGTATTTGGAATATCTATATTAGGACAATATAACAGAGCATATAGTTTGCTAACATTACCATTAAATCAAATAAATAATCCTATTGGGAATGCTCTTTTGCCTACATTGAGTCGGGTGAAAAATATTGGAGAATCTTACAGGAAGGTTTATTTTAGTACTGTAACAAGTATCGTTTTTGTTCTTTATCCAGCCTTTGTTCTTAGTTTCTATTTTGCTCAGAATTTATTTGATCTTTTCTTTGGAGACAAATGGAATTTGTCTGTAGTTTATTTTAAAATATTGATTATAAATTCTTTCATTCAAGTAATTACTAACACCTTTGGGTGGTTGTTCGTCTCTCAGGGTAGAAGTAAAGATATTTTTCATTGGACATTAATTGGAAGTTGTATCAATATACTCGCATTTGTTTCGGGAATGATCTGGGGAGTTACTGGTATGATTTGGTTATATACAATTTTAGGGTATTCACTAAAAGCACCAATTATTACTTGGTTGTTGTGCAAGAAGGGACCAATACGGTTGAAGGATTTTAAACAACTTGTTTTGCTAGGAATGGCTTCTGTCATCATGACTTTTTCAGTAATATTTCTTCTTGAGAAATTAAATTTGAATTTTCATTTTCTTATGAAGGCGGGTGCTGTTTATGCTGTTGTTCTTATCATCACATTGCCATTGCTACCTAAATATATTACCAATAAACTAAAAAATAAACTGAATCAATTCATATGA
- a CDS encoding four helix bundle protein: MRDFTQYKVWNDSVDFAVEAYQKTKKFPTEEKFGLISQMRRAAISIPSNIAEGASRSSEKEFSRFVEISLGSSFELKTQFIIANRLEFIEKDDFNKSISALDAIGKQLNGLRSSLKLN; encoded by the coding sequence ATGAGAGATTTTACACAATACAAAGTTTGGAATGACTCGGTGGATTTTGCAGTAGAAGCTTACCAAAAGACCAAAAAGTTTCCAACCGAAGAAAAATTTGGATTGATTTCTCAAATGAGACGAGCTGCTATTTCTATCCCTTCGAATATTGCCGAAGGTGCAAGCAGAAGTTCCGAAAAGGAATTTTCTCGATTTGTAGAAATATCTCTTGGATCTAGTTTCGAACTGAAAACTCAGTTCATAATTGCTAACAGACTAGAATTTATTGAAAAAGATGATTTCAATAAATCAATTTCAGCTTTAGATGCTATTGGCAAACAACTGAACGGATTGAGAAGTTCATTAAAATTAAATTAA
- a CDS encoding class I SAM-dependent methyltransferase, protein MIHLRKSINRLASSNSSRHYLKKFAFEAGKRVNKNSMILDAGAGDCIYRKYFKHAKYESADFCQVDKFYAPVTYVCDLDNIPVENERYDFVFLSQVLEHLPNPQSVLTELNRVLKPNGELWLSAPFFYEEHEKPYDFYRYTQFGFTHLLNQAGYKVKSISWLEGYYGTMGYQFKTMYRSIPINPKFYGKGLGSYLSALFSALLKPLFFLLMVHFNRLDKRFIFTDNGYCKNYKVVAIKESEL, encoded by the coding sequence ATGATTCATCTACGGAAATCCATTAATAGACTCGCCTCGTCTAATTCCAGCAGGCATTATCTTAAGAAATTTGCCTTTGAAGCTGGGAAAAGAGTTAATAAAAACTCGATGATACTAGATGCTGGGGCCGGGGATTGTATTTATAGAAAGTACTTCAAGCATGCCAAATATGAATCGGCAGATTTTTGTCAGGTGGATAAATTTTACGCTCCAGTAACATACGTATGTGATTTGGATAATATTCCAGTTGAAAACGAAAGGTATGATTTTGTATTTTTGTCGCAAGTATTGGAACATTTACCGAATCCCCAATCTGTATTAACAGAATTGAATAGAGTATTAAAACCTAATGGTGAATTATGGCTGTCCGCTCCATTTTTTTATGAAGAGCACGAAAAACCTTATGATTTTTATCGATATACACAATTTGGATTTACTCATTTGCTTAACCAAGCTGGCTATAAAGTAAAGTCGATTTCTTGGCTGGAGGGTTATTATGGCACTATGGGTTATCAATTTAAAACAATGTATAGAAGTATTCCAATAAATCCTAAATTTTACGGCAAGGGGCTTGGTTCTTATCTAAGTGCTTTGTTTTCTGCACTATTAAAACCATTGTTTTTTTTGTTAATGGTACACTTTAATCGTCTTGATAAAAGATTTATTTTCACTGATAATGGTTATTGCAAAAATTATAAAGTTGTAGCAATCAAGGAGAGTGAGTTATAG
- a CDS encoding SLBB domain-containing protein yields MRRILLSILLLATSLGQITHVQAQNISDLQNLQNLNIDDLTPEQMGHLVQRLEASGMSEEQLVQMAQMRGMSEADIAKLRGKILEAQASEAVNPAMAGSRMRVSPIDQAVVDELMLPFEQMAQKEKEDSLKIFDDGLEVFGLKFFRESELTFEPNLNVPTPANYTLAPGDELYIDIWGASEQNYQVTISPEGSIRVPSIGPIYVNGLKMEDAKKKIIARLKKIYSTIGRSSFADVSLGQIRTIAVHVIGQVDKPGTYTLTSFGTVFNALYHAGGPTINGSLRQIEIYRDRELVSTFDAYNFFIKGIGENTTLKDQDVIIVKPYINRVRFQGEVKRPAAYELTEKETFDDLLYFAGGLSKNAYDGTINVIRVQGNFRTVKSIAREERETFKMKNGDEVFIPEISEEFVSRVTIEGPVLNPGEYELTDSLTLAELIKKADGLRGDAFMERGVIIRRNKDFSLSNISFDPTKIIAGESDVILQNNDLVTFQSIYDLRESYQLTIEGEVLKPGSINYVEDMTVEDLIYLSGGFKESAARSFVEVARRVHPDSSQDINQSAQIHNFPISKNLNLSSEASSFKLAPYDLVVVRKSPFFQDQEIVEVEGEAKFPGKYSLKTKDERISSLLKRAGGLSRYAYAKGATLIRRTEYYKAPKKSDAVDADGNVIADVKIDDDAAEIRRQDLTNRFRKEGFSVSDSLEIFRQQESIGIDLVKILEQPGSKYDLILRKGDILSIPREYQTVRVRGEVLYPSNIQHNKGSKFKHYISSAGGFDQRAKKSKSYAIYANGSAAQTRSFLWIRNYPKVEPGMEIVVPKKPEKQPMSPQAWVAMASSIATIALIVSQIMSN; encoded by the coding sequence ATGAGGCGCATACTCTTAAGTATCTTATTATTAGCTACATCACTTGGGCAAATAACCCATGTCCAAGCCCAAAATATTTCTGATTTACAAAATCTACAAAACCTCAATATAGATGACTTGACCCCAGAGCAAATGGGGCATCTGGTTCAGCGATTGGAGGCCAGCGGAATGAGCGAGGAGCAACTAGTCCAAATGGCACAAATGCGTGGTATGTCTGAAGCTGACATTGCAAAACTGCGTGGTAAAATATTAGAAGCACAGGCTAGTGAAGCCGTGAACCCTGCCATGGCAGGATCTAGAATGAGAGTTAGCCCCATTGATCAAGCGGTAGTAGATGAATTGATGTTGCCATTTGAACAAATGGCACAAAAAGAAAAGGAAGATTCATTAAAAATATTCGATGATGGACTTGAAGTATTTGGTTTGAAATTTTTTCGGGAATCTGAATTGACCTTTGAACCCAACCTCAATGTTCCCACTCCTGCCAATTACACTTTAGCTCCAGGGGATGAGCTCTATATAGATATCTGGGGCGCTTCCGAACAAAACTATCAGGTTACGATTTCACCTGAAGGCTCGATTAGAGTACCCAGCATAGGCCCTATCTATGTTAATGGGCTCAAAATGGAAGACGCCAAAAAGAAAATCATTGCTCGATTAAAGAAAATTTACAGCACTATCGGAAGGAGTTCGTTTGCGGATGTTTCTCTTGGTCAAATCAGAACCATTGCAGTTCATGTAATTGGACAGGTCGACAAGCCAGGCACCTACACTTTAACTTCTTTCGGAACCGTTTTTAATGCTCTTTACCATGCAGGTGGGCCAACTATTAATGGCTCATTAAGGCAAATTGAAATTTATAGAGATAGAGAATTGGTTTCAACATTTGATGCGTACAATTTTTTCATCAAAGGCATAGGTGAAAATACCACATTGAAAGATCAGGATGTTATTATTGTCAAACCCTATATTAATAGAGTTAGGTTTCAGGGAGAAGTTAAAAGGCCGGCAGCTTATGAATTAACTGAAAAGGAAACATTTGACGATCTATTATACTTTGCTGGTGGTTTGTCCAAAAATGCTTATGACGGTACTATAAACGTGATACGTGTCCAAGGCAATTTTAGAACAGTAAAATCAATTGCTCGGGAAGAAAGAGAAACCTTTAAAATGAAAAATGGTGATGAGGTTTTCATTCCAGAAATTTCCGAAGAATTTGTAAGTAGAGTCACTATTGAAGGGCCAGTGCTCAATCCTGGAGAATATGAATTGACAGACAGCCTAACACTTGCTGAACTAATTAAAAAAGCAGATGGCCTTCGAGGAGATGCGTTTATGGAGCGCGGTGTTATAATCCGAAGAAATAAGGATTTCTCTCTTTCCAATATATCTTTCGACCCAACAAAGATTATAGCTGGAGAATCGGATGTGATCTTACAAAACAATGATTTGGTTACCTTCCAATCCATTTATGACCTAAGAGAATCTTATCAGCTGACCATTGAAGGAGAAGTGCTTAAGCCTGGTTCTATCAATTATGTAGAAGACATGACTGTCGAAGACCTCATTTATTTATCTGGCGGGTTCAAAGAATCTGCAGCCCGATCATTTGTAGAAGTCGCCAGACGAGTACACCCAGATAGTAGTCAAGACATTAATCAATCTGCCCAAATTCACAACTTCCCCATTAGTAAAAATCTGAACCTTTCCAGTGAAGCATCCAGTTTTAAATTGGCTCCTTATGACTTAGTGGTAGTTCGTAAAAGCCCTTTCTTTCAAGATCAGGAGATAGTAGAAGTGGAAGGCGAAGCCAAATTTCCTGGCAAGTATTCATTAAAAACTAAAGATGAAAGAATTTCATCTTTATTAAAAAGAGCGGGAGGTCTTTCTCGTTACGCTTATGCCAAGGGAGCGACTCTTATCAGAAGAACTGAATATTACAAGGCCCCAAAAAAATCAGATGCCGTGGATGCAGATGGAAATGTCATTGCAGATGTTAAGATAGATGACGATGCAGCAGAAATCAGAAGACAGGACTTAACCAATAGGTTTAGAAAAGAAGGCTTTTCAGTAAGCGATAGTCTGGAAATTTTTCGTCAACAAGAATCGATCGGTATTGATTTGGTTAAAATATTAGAACAACCAGGGTCTAAATATGACCTCATTCTTAGAAAAGGTGACATTCTAAGTATTCCCAGAGAATATCAAACGGTGCGTGTCAGAGGAGAAGTACTCTATCCGAGCAATATTCAGCACAACAAAGGCTCAAAATTCAAACACTATATTTCAAGTGCAGGGGGCTTTGACCAAAGAGCCAAAAAATCAAAGTCCTATGCGATCTATGCCAATGGATCGGCCGCCCAAACTCGGAGTTTTTTATGGATTAGAAACTATCCTAAGGTTGAGCCTGGCATGGAGATCGTGGTGCCTAAGAAACCAGAAAAACAACCCATGAGCCCTCAAGCTTGGGTTGCGATGGCTTCCAGTATAGCCACTATTGCACTTATTGTTAGTCAAATCATGTCCAATTAA
- a CDS encoding Wzz/FepE/Etk N-terminal domain-containing protein, producing the protein MAEEREHKVIHDDEIDLIELAKTIWAGRRFIAKVTGIFAIIGLVIAFTSPVEYEASCKLLPESQEAQMPNMGGLAGLAGLAGVDLSSMSGSSGVLTPQLYPEIVNSLPFILEVLNDTVYFEQMDLHTTSFHYFKEIKKPSLLGYAMKYTIGLPGLLKKAVQGEESAKENASPFYRLSKEDWKIIEKFKERISIEIDAETGIIEVLIELPDPYAAAQIAKKIELMVTEAVIEYKTDKSIKNLEFILETYNEAKAEFEKVQLRLARATDRNKNVSSATGQIELKKIEHEYDIAFDVYKGLSSQVEQAKIKLKEETPVFTILEPVRIPEDKSKPKRAIILCVMIFLGLSTSALIKAIGK; encoded by the coding sequence ATGGCAGAAGAAAGAGAACATAAAGTCATACATGACGACGAGATCGACTTGATAGAACTGGCCAAAACCATTTGGGCAGGACGTCGCTTTATTGCAAAAGTGACTGGGATATTTGCTATTATTGGGTTGGTTATTGCCTTCACCAGCCCGGTCGAGTATGAAGCTTCTTGTAAGCTGCTGCCTGAAAGTCAAGAAGCACAAATGCCCAACATGGGAGGGTTAGCTGGTCTCGCTGGTCTCGCTGGAGTAGATTTGAGTAGCATGTCAGGTTCATCAGGTGTGCTTACTCCTCAGCTTTACCCTGAGATTGTCAATAGCTTGCCTTTCATTTTAGAAGTCTTGAATGACACGGTATATTTTGAACAAATGGATTTACATACCACGTCCTTTCATTATTTCAAGGAAATAAAAAAACCAAGCCTACTTGGATACGCCATGAAATACACGATTGGTTTGCCAGGATTACTCAAGAAAGCCGTTCAGGGGGAAGAAAGTGCAAAAGAAAACGCCTCTCCTTTTTATCGTTTATCAAAAGAAGATTGGAAGATCATAGAAAAATTCAAAGAAAGAATTTCGATTGAGATAGATGCTGAGACTGGAATTATTGAGGTCTTGATTGAATTGCCAGATCCTTATGCCGCTGCTCAAATTGCCAAAAAAATTGAACTAATGGTTACTGAGGCTGTTATAGAATATAAGACTGACAAATCAATAAAAAACCTAGAATTTATCCTGGAAACCTACAATGAAGCTAAAGCTGAATTCGAAAAGGTACAATTGAGACTCGCACGAGCCACAGATCGCAATAAAAATGTATCCTCCGCTACAGGTCAAATAGAACTTAAGAAAATTGAGCATGAATATGACATTGCGTTTGATGTATATAAAGGGCTTTCTTCTCAGGTCGAACAAGCGAAAATTAAATTGAAAGAAGAGACACCAGTATTTACAATATTAGAACCTGTTAGAATTCCTGAGGATAAGAGTAAACCGAAAAGGGCAATAATTTTATGCGTAATGATTTTTTTGGGTTTATCAACTAGTGCTTTGATTAAGGCTATAGGTAAATAA
- the cysC gene encoding adenylyl-sulfate kinase, translating into MTENIIPHDHAIKQADRIKKLGYRPILIWFVGLSGSGKSTLASGLESKLFNEGINTYILDGDNVRSGLNKDLDFSDESRKENLRRITEVSNLFVDAGTVVLTAFITPFEEERKKVREKMGESYVEVFVNCPLEECEKRDVKGLYQKAREGKIKNFTGIDSPFEAPKNADIEIPSHQLSIEEGVQNIYDLVIKKIRVVGSQESE; encoded by the coding sequence ATGACTGAAAACATCATACCACATGATCACGCGATCAAGCAAGCGGACAGAATTAAAAAATTAGGTTATCGTCCAATCTTGATTTGGTTTGTAGGTCTTTCGGGCTCTGGCAAATCGACATTGGCCAGTGGATTGGAATCCAAACTTTTCAATGAAGGCATTAACACCTATATTTTAGATGGAGATAACGTTCGTAGTGGACTAAACAAAGATTTGGACTTTTCTGACGAAAGCAGAAAAGAAAACCTTAGAAGAATTACTGAAGTTTCTAATTTATTTGTAGATGCGGGCACCGTAGTTCTCACCGCTTTTATTACACCTTTTGAAGAAGAAAGAAAGAAAGTAAGAGAAAAGATGGGAGAAAGTTACGTGGAAGTGTTTGTAAACTGTCCATTAGAAGAATGTGAAAAACGCGACGTCAAAGGACTATATCAAAAAGCTCGTGAAGGAAAGATTAAAAATTTCACAGGTATTGATTCACCTTTCGAAGCACCCAAAAATGCCGATATAGAAATTCCCTCTCATCAGTTATCTATTGAAGAAGGGGTTCAAAATATTTATGACCTCGTTATTAAAAAAATAAGAGTTGTCGGAAGTCAGGAGTCGGAATAG
- a CDS encoding four helix bundle protein — MKFKFENILIWQKAMDLGEDVNDLSKAFPEKEKFNLSSQICRAVDSVALNISEGSIGQSNPEFKKFMGYSIRSLAEVVTCLHKAKRRKYITDQDFEKYYQESFNLMNMMVAFRKNIK, encoded by the coding sequence ATGAAATTTAAATTTGAAAACATATTGATTTGGCAAAAGGCCATGGACTTGGGAGAGGATGTCAATGATTTATCAAAAGCGTTTCCTGAAAAAGAAAAGTTCAACCTTTCTTCGCAAATTTGCCGAGCTGTAGACTCAGTAGCTTTGAATATTTCGGAGGGATCAATCGGTCAGTCTAATCCTGAGTTTAAAAAGTTTATGGGTTATTCTATAAGGTCACTAGCAGAAGTAGTCACTTGTCTGCATAAAGCCAAACGGAGAAAATACATCACTGATCAGGATTTTGAAAAATACTACCAAGAGTCATTTAACCTCATGAACATGATGGTTGCATTTAGAAAAAATATTAAATAA
- the cysD gene encoding sulfate adenylyltransferase subunit CysD — protein MSNYNLTHIKELEAEAIYILREVFAQFENPAILFSGGKDSICVAHLARKAFFPSKIPFPFVHVDTGHNFPETMEFRNKYVEELGVKLIVGSVQKSIDDGAAAEEKGKNANRNAIQTVTLLDTIEEHGFDACIGGARRDEEKARAKERFFSHRDEFGQWDPKNQRPELWNIFNGRCHQGEHFRVFPLSNWTEMDVWQYILSENIALPSLYFAHERQVIRRNNTWLPVSDYIQIADNEEIVTKKIRFRTLGDITITGGDESDADTLEKIVDEVASARQTERGNREDDKRSETSMEDRKKQGYF, from the coding sequence ATGTCAAACTATAATCTCACTCACATCAAAGAACTTGAAGCGGAAGCAATCTATATTCTTCGTGAAGTCTTTGCCCAATTCGAGAACCCTGCTATATTATTTTCTGGAGGTAAGGATTCTATTTGTGTGGCTCATTTAGCTCGAAAAGCATTTTTTCCTTCAAAAATTCCATTTCCTTTTGTCCATGTTGATACGGGGCATAATTTTCCTGAGACGATGGAATTTAGAAATAAATATGTTGAAGAACTTGGCGTGAAGCTCATAGTAGGATCTGTCCAAAAATCAATCGATGATGGTGCAGCAGCTGAAGAAAAGGGGAAAAACGCCAATCGAAATGCTATTCAAACGGTTACTTTGCTAGATACTATAGAAGAACATGGTTTTGATGCATGTATTGGCGGAGCTCGACGAGATGAAGAAAAAGCAAGAGCCAAAGAACGTTTCTTCTCTCATCGTGATGAGTTTGGACAATGGGACCCTAAAAATCAAAGACCAGAACTTTGGAATATTTTCAACGGCAGATGTCACCAAGGCGAACATTTTAGAGTATTCCCATTAAGCAATTGGACAGAAATGGATGTATGGCAATATATTCTTTCAGAAAATATTGCTCTTCCTAGCCTCTATTTCGCTCACGAAAGACAGGTAATTAGAAGAAACAATACATGGTTACCAGTTTCGGACTACATCCAAATTGCAGATAACGAAGAGATCGTTACTAAAAAAATCAGGTTCAGAACATTGGGAGATATTACCATTACAGGAGGCGATGAATCTGATGCCGATACATTGGAAAAAATCGTTGATGAAGTGGCTTCTGCTCGTCAAACAGAAAGAGGAAATAGAGAAGATGATAAACGTTCCGAAACCTCGATGGAGGATAGAAAGAAGCAAGGATACTTCTAG